CATTATTAAATATGTTATATCTTGATTTCAGATGTGCAATTAAAACCTTATCGTACAGATGAATTTGTTCATCGGTTATTTTATGAATCATCAAGATTTTCCGCTTTTAATAACCAATGGGTAGTGAAAGCAAGAATAAATAACAACCAAAAAGATCCCACTCAGAGCTCTGAAAGAGATATGTCCTACCAAGTAAGTAAAATACTGtactaataattaaataattgaattttttttctgtatagtttatGTGCTTCAGTATTTTCCAGAATGAATTCGTAGCTTTTTTGGATCGTTTcgtttgattttatttgtttgattgtgatgaaaatagaaaaattcttttgttttagttgattttaaaatcaaagtCCACTAAACCTTTAAATTTAAGTTATATAGTATTGAAGGGACCTGTTGGTGATATTAATGTAAAACCAAGAATACACGAGTTTGAATTTACAGAACAAAATAACGAAACGCCATTCGTAAAATTACCTTTACCAGATACTCCTGAATGTAATCGGTTATTGGCAGCAACCACAATAAATTTCAGGTGAGCGTATATTATTCTATTCCATTTTCTCTTTACTTATGCATAATCTATGTACCTTCATCGACATTACAATTAAACTATCAAGACTAGTGAAAATTGTAATTGCAATATTACGTAACATTACTTCATATTTATAGAGCACATTTTAAGGATAAtcagtttttgttgataaaacttTTGGCAACTGCTAATGCCTAGTAACCTATTAGTAGTAGTATAGTAAAGGAATAATGATATTCAAATATCTCTCATtagttttaatatcaatatatgtCATTAATTAATTACTACTCGCGGTACATGCATGCATCCGCAAGAAGGCAATTAATTGTACCACGTAATTCATTCCTCCTCTGTACGTCGAAAAAACCAGTTGACCTTCTTGACTCACTCTTTTATTCGGAATTAGTAAAATTGGAATCACATGGTTGGAGACATCACACTTATAGTAGAAACTGCAGTAGCTTGATTCCGCTTCCGGATGGAGACGGCATGATGCTTCCAGTCACTGCGTCAATAAAATCCAGCAGCTGTTTTTTAGTGAAACTAGTATCATTTTGTTCAGCTCGACAGCCAGCTGCAGATTCGATAGTCCGTCTAATTTAGCGTGGCTAGCACTAGGACGTACTGCGGGTACAGTTTTACTGCTTTTGGAGTCAACTCGTCGTTCAATGGACGTAAAACTAGGTGGAGGAGGGTTAGAGGTCGAGGCTACCTCAGGATCCATGGCTTTAAGCCCTGAACCCAGCAGTCTTGATCTTCCTTTTTTTCTCAGGATCTCTGATGGTGCATCAGTAGGAACCGATGCTATGAGAGTAGTAAGTTCCGTAGTCTCTGTTTGCTTGAAGCACTTGTTTTTGCATTTACCGGCCCAATCCTTATGCCCATTCAAGTGGGCCAGAGGAGGATGATCGCTGGGATCCCTGGTTTATATACTATACTCTGATGGTGTCAACTGTAGCCCTTATTGcattattaaaaagtttgtaGATCTCGCTGCTATTAAATGAGTATcagttttcacaaaaattttcatcGAAACATCATTTAATGAACCCTTGtttgtatttctttttattctaaatcctcataataaatattattctttttagGTTGATAATGTTTTCAAAGTAAACATTTTAACTACACCAAATGATGTAAGATATTTTTCCACTCtaatttaaattatgtaataaattcCTTGTGAAATCTAGGGGATTTTAAGGATtccaattatttgttttactGTTGGATCTCCATtattaattgtaaattatttttatttttatgacttTATCcgaaaaaaaaggttttttttgttatccataaattatcATGTATGAAACTGATAGAATTTATATGCTCTCTATGTATAACACTAGAATTTATAACAAGTccattctttatattttttttttatttttcgacgcattcacaaaattattgttttttttttatttttcaaaatcatttttagtCAACTTcaagttaatgaaaaaaaattttaaaatatatcacaATCTTTCTAAGCACATATAgtatgtttaaataaatcacATCAGGAATGTGCATTtcttaaattatatatatatatatatatatatatatatatatatatatatatatatatataaatatttagtcATTTTATACCCCAAcacacatatttatttttccattatttttattaatgtagattatttactttatttacactttattttaaattataaggGTTGggttagaaataaaaaatgaaaaatattaaaatttttttatttattatacctGATCAGTTATTCTCCATATGTTTATAAGTCCCTTTTCTCCTCCTGTGATAAGTATATTcgactaaaaaatataaataaaacgtaaataaaattaaattactaaaGATGTTACCCAACAAAATTGATGCATACTTTCGActcattaatattgaaatggCATCAATTAGACTATGTCCGGGCAGGTTTTTAATCACCTAATTTTGTACATCTCAAAGAGGTTCTATTACATTGGGGTTAAGGCCGTCAGCTTACTATACCATTGCTTGTATTTTGACTTCTTCTACAAGGAAGTGAAAGGCTTAATTTATAGTTATCAGACATCTCTAAAATATCACTATGTTGACACGACACTCTATATTAATGCCACCCCATACCATTACAGATCTGTTTCATTCAAGAATATTATATTTGTTCCAAATGCAAACTGTAGTCGTGCTCTTCAATGTACTGGAGTTAACATAGATGAAGTTTCAGATACCCCAAGCATCAAATTTTGTTGTCACATTATCATATCTCTAAGCGAATTAGATTTAACAAATGAAACATTTGCATAATGCTTTAAAAATCGACGATTTTGCAACATAGAATATTTGTGTCATTTGTAATTGTGCAAATCCTTCTTAAATCCACGCAATTGGTGTAGCATAGTCTTCAGGGGTAAGAATATAATTTTGGCCAATGtaaatgttcatttttaaacatgatttcaaaataaaagatgaaattatttgaatataaacgaTTCCtaacaatttacaaaattcacACAGCAGGAAAAAGcgttgataaattattattaatcttagaaaaataactttaaaatattGGGCAGTAACAAAAACCattgaaacaataaaacaaatgattttttggCTGGACACGTATTATACAGAATGTTTTAATGAatagaataatataaatttatatccacatttttgaaatctctcATTCATAATAGTTTATCCACAATTTATAAATCAGGAAATTTTCTGCTAAATTGAGAAACATACACAGCATGAAAAAATGGTTgagatttataatatttagttctagtataatattttagttctacaatattaattattacttaCATTCTCATTAAATGTACTATCCATAATcctttgtttattattatgcAATTCGACGAAAGGTACAACTGAATTATTCTGTATTTTTGATAATCTATGACACTCTCCCTTGCCAGCTACAATAAGTAGACCGTTACTTGTTTCATTACATTTTGCCAGGTAAAAAGCATCAGATTCATCCTGCaacatgaatttattaaaaatatttcccaaTTGTTCACAAGAAAAACGTCTTCCGGTGGTTTAAATAcatatattataatcaatttatagataaattttttctacacACTGTTGATGGGGATTTGGTCAACACAGtatgtactaaaaaatatattcacagGTGTGTTTAGCACCAGGGATGCAATAATTTCATTTGAGTTATAAAccagtttgttgtttatttgtAGTGTTTATCAATCTTCTATTTGGTTTCATGTTATGACAATTGACCAAACAACTAAAAGTAGCATACATTATAGCAGTATCCAGTAAGGTCAAAACCCAAATCATGTAATCTCCTTCAGACCCATTAGTATATTGTAAATTATATCTAAACTTCCCGAAAAGCTCCTAATACAcataatcaaattgatatcggCCAATCACTCTCTATCATCCAGCAATGCAAAATTGTATATATGATCAAGAAATCCCtcgaagaaacaaaatattgccATCAGTATTCCTTGACATAAATCAAGCCTTAGATGAGGTGTGGCACGAATGACTCCTTTCGAAAATGTCTTTAACAAGCAGACATTTCAGAACCAGAATCAATGATGAAGTCTTAGACAATTTCTCGATCAAGTCTGGGGTACCACAGGACAGCGATCTGGGGCCctcatttttttactatatacATCAGATTACTGTAACATGAACATTTATGGATGATAGTCATTTTATCTTCTAAGTCATTTCAAGTCTTGACAATTCTTTAAATCATATATGTGCTACTTACTTCATTATCATTAATTCCTATATTTTTACTAAGTTGTTCACCACTAAAAGATACATACGGTGCTCCATTATCTAGATCCCATAATTGTAGATCAGAAGTATGTGATATACAACTAATACAATCTTTGTTTCTATTGTTAAACCACAAAAGCTCATGAACGGATAGTTCTGTATTTAGGGTATCTATCAAAGCATCATCTTCACAAGCTTTAGACAAATCGTACACATTTATAAGGCCATCAGTTGATCCAGATATTAATTTGTTCATATCATCAGGATGAAATTTTAccttcaaattgaaataaaataatgaaataaaaacaaaaaacaatttaaggACCTGGTCTCACATCTACACTAAAAAATGTGTAGAGTACATTGCTAATAAAACtagatttgtaaaaaaattataaacaatgtAATGCACAATAAGGAATGTTCAAAATAGCAtggtgataaaaaatattgaatttgtcCTATTTACAAAGatagattttctttttttaattcagtaATAATACTTTGCAGAAGTATTACAAGCCATCAATGATGAAAAAAACTCTATAATTGGATGGAATTTAACTAATCTTGTGAATAAATCATAGTTACCTGAGTTATATCATCATCATGAGATTCCCAATATGCTCccaataattttgtatttctagTATCCCAGAACAATATATATGCATCCCCTTCCCATACATCAGTGCCTGCTGCTAACAATCTATCATTAGACGATAAATCAAAGCAGTTGAATAGTTTGTTATCTCCATTTTCGACTGTAGTATCTACAAACATAttaattcgtaaaaaaaagaaaactgcaTAAGATTTGATCGTTTTATCGTGTAATAAAACTTTACCGctaaattgaaatatgaaatttttgggaGTTCTTAAATCCAAAACCTTTATTAAACCATCACTAGTAGCAACATACACTAAATTCCTATCTCTGTTATTAAATTTGCATCCAATcactttattattatagttatattcccaaattttcgaaatttgattatTGTCTAAATTATACAACACAGAAGATTTATTTGCAGCAGCAACAGCAATGTGAGGATTATTTTCTCtgaaaagataataaattataatgctTAAAAAAAGCAATATACAATTAAGTTTATATTACTTTGTCACatcaatattaaaaacataGTCAGAAGCTACATTGACTTCACATAAACATTCACATTTATTAAGCACACTGTACTCCGTCGCATtatcatgtttttttaattcatagtTTCTCATTTTAAATGCTCAACGTTTTAAAACACACGTGTTTGCTGCTagaatttttgtcatttttgtgtTATCACATAGGTTagaattttcttcttctctctACGTATTCAATTTAagcatttttctatttataatttagatataaaatggatgaaagaaaaatatatttttaatattctagaGAATGTTTTAGAATAACAATCGATTTTATTaggttaataataaataaatctagaGTTTCTACTGTATTATATTCTTATAATATTACCTCGAACCATATAACAATATAATAGTAaagcagggccggattaagatttataaggccctgggctaaaataatgacgggggccccttaaggaattcgaaaacccggaaaaataatatcaatacgttagatttgtagtatcaacacatcaaaaaatacagaatgatttctaAATGATGGAGCCCGGGCCTAGAGCCCCCCCAAGCctctagcttaatccggccctgtacTAAAGAATTGAGTAAGGAGTGCTGTagctttccacattttttacaatagGTCTATTAAAACAGGCAAGGCATGTAatagataaaagaaaaacatacaTAATAGACTGAAAAGGTTAATGTTTGGGTGAAGATTGCTGAAGATCATATCATAGATCTGTTTTTCAACGGCTGATTCGgtaaatatatgattttaacTAGTTGGAATACAACTCGATGCAAAAACAATATACGGAAATACCTCTGTAATTATTTCTTTCTAGTGTGCAAACAGACATCATTGAAACCTACCTAGAAATTTTCGTAGaacccaaaaataaaataatatacttggATACCCATcgcatattttatatttcttcacCCACAACAAGATAAAAAACATGATCATTTTCCGAGAACAAAACAATATTGACCAGAGTAGTTGCTGGTAGTATGGATTACTAGTATTTGAATCAAAACAAACTGAAAGCTGTCATTATTGAAATCCTCCATCTCCAAGcaaattatattaattgttGATCTATATGGTTGATgtggaaaatcaaaaaataacatCATCTTGCATTCTTATACTTACCATTTCAAAAGCTACTACAAAATCTAATGAACATCTTCGTATAACATTTACCGTATGTTTGTGAAgcaaaatgaaaacttttcacAAGACGagaaatatgttaaaaatagaataaatatgtTGAACATATGACTGGAATAGAAGAAATTATGTGGGAAAGTAACAACAGAAAATATCGTAGAAGGGTGTGTTTCATTTAACTCAAAgttgtaaaaacaatttattccaGATTAAATTGGTATaagacatatttttaataattggaaatttactAAGAAATATTAGCTCTTTCAATTTTGActtgattatttatttcatccTTGGACTTGAATGTACTTTCAATGTTGatgtcttgatttttttcttttttaacagAACAATCTTTTTCcataacttttttatcaatttcatcttccaattttatattaactGCTGTATAAGGTTTAAACTGCAATTTTAAATGGCATCTTAAAGAGCTTTTGGTTGCAAATACTTTTTTACAACAACTACATTCAAAAGTTTTCTCTCCTGTATGCAAATAAAGATGATCTCTTAAAGTTGAAGCAGTGCTAAATCCTTTGTTACATATTTTGCAAGGAAACTGTttctgttttttcattttttgcattttacCACTCTGGTAACTATGTACAAGACTGTGTCTCATATACATCTCTTTAGAACATAAACATTTTCCACAAGTTGGACAGAGTATTGAACCATTTTTCTCGAAATGGGATTCAAGgtgtttttttctttccacaGCGTCAGTAAAATCTGTAATACAAAATTTGGAGATAAAACATACAACTTacattatgtaaaatatgtatTGGATTTGTCAAATTATGAGcagtttaattattaaaatgtagTAGGATTAGTATAATAAAGTATAAATACCTTTTCCACATAACTCACAAACAATATCAGAAGTCTCTCCATCATTCTTATTGCTAGATTGCTCATCCTGAAAATGAGATACTAGATGTAATTGGAATTCTCCTACAGTGGGGAACATCTGTTGGCATTCAACAcacctaaaaatttttttcgttctaCAATCATAACTTTCATTCATATGTAACATCAAATCTTTTTTCCTTCTAAAAACTTCATCACAAACTTGACATGCATGTATAGAAGTACATTTTGCAAGAAATTCTTCAGTAGCATCAAAATCTTCAGTTTCAAAAGTGTTTGTCACTATTAAATCTAAATCTTCTATTTCATTGGGATCGCTTGTTGTAGtgataatgtttaatttttccATACTTTTAATcactttaatttgtttttagattcaaaatattagtttttttcagCAAAATTAGACATATGTCGGAAATTTGACATCAGTGTCGAAGtaattatttttggtatttcaaGCAAGATTGCCATATGCTTTTATTTTCACACTTTCTTCAATCTAATATATCAGTAAGTATCTTCGTCTGCTATATTGAATTTCGTATTTTCATCCCTTTCTTCTGACGTTGTTCGTTAATCACGTTCAAATTTACCAAAAGTTGGCAATAATGCACATCAAAGGTGGAAACCTAacctaagatataaatatttataattgattaaattttgaaaggAAATTTACTTTAAATTAGTAGAATTGCTTAGAAAGCATAATGTCAAATAAGTGCCTACAAAGAAATAAGCATGTTAAAAGTATTatactccaaaataaatttatttatattcagcTGATGTTTGTGAATAGTATGTGGTGTTTGTTAAcaaacaaattgtattttaaattacTAAAAAGAATTTTCGCATCGTAAAGACGTCTAcagtttcttttgattttgtgaATTGAAATTTACACATAGGTATTCttaagtaagtattttcaaatgtttataatttcaaaCTATTTAGTCTatgatttcaatatataataaattgaggAAACTTATTTGTTAATCCAGTATTATTTTGATTCACAAATTTACAggcaaaattttatcaaatattggaATTGTTCCaagttaatataatttaaaatatgccaacatttattcttatattgattaaaacaatGTACCTATTCTTATGATTTTATATTTACCCTTATATGTTTTGTGTCGAGGTACTGTAAAGGATTCTTAGTTGTCATTTATCATCCAAGTTCAATAAAGTGGATTTGATTGAGCCAGTAAACTAATTCTTGACCATAAAGAAGATTACCCATAAGTTATTCACAGATTTCTACCAtgaatataaactaaaaatattaatagaggACACAAATAATGACAATAGACTACATAAATTTACTACCAAAAAGTGAAGattaatacatatttcatgATTCTTAtctgaaaaccaatttttattaataagtttCTTATGAAGTGTCCTTTGcaatagttaaaaatatttgaagaaatgttGGGGCTttaatatcaaaacaaacaatGAGCACATCAGTGCTCAAATGTtaagtttatgaattttttttggcattataaaaaataattataactcaattttttgttaatggATTACTTATCCACTATTCTttgcaatagttgaagaaaatttaaaaaatgttgggACGTAAATTAATTGTTATCTAATTAGGAGTACTTTTTAAcagttaaatatttgaattttttgtatttattgtgTCTTCAGTTCATAATTGTGAAAcgtatgtttaaaaattttttacccagttaatcttcaatttttggtagtaaaattatgtagcctattataatgtcattatatatatatatatatatatatatatatatatatatatatatatatatatatatacatgacaatgtcattaattgaaaatgtgtgattacaaattaattatacttgttcaattaaaaaaaaatttatttgtaatataatgTACGAAATtgcaataaactttttttcttaaaagatattattttttcttataccATACCATCCAAACAtctaaaataaaacttgataCCAGGTGTTTAATAAATTCATGGTTATGTAAAATTAAAGGGTAAAGAAAAGcgtaataaattattagaaaggAGCTGTGAGAGAAACTCTCACGTGCGACCAATAGCGTGAAAGTTGGCGTAGCGACTGCTCCCGTGTTAAAATTCATATCAAATAGAGCTTCAAATGAATTAATTCAACTTAAGTATTTTGATCATATATTTCTATTGCAAATGAattcatatttacaaataatcAAACTTCATCCGTGCCAATAAGTGAATAAATTCTATGGTACATATTAATTAGATGTTTGTAGAGTAATGAAAGTATGTtgacatatttaaataaatgtgtaaattctttattattttagtaataaata
This portion of the Diorhabda sublineata isolate icDioSubl1.1 chromosome X, icDioSubl1.1, whole genome shotgun sequence genome encodes:
- the LOC130451011 gene encoding gastrula zinc finger protein XlCGF28.1-like; the encoded protein is MEKLNIITTTSDPNEIEDLDLIVTNTFETEDFDATEEFLAKCTSIHACQVCDEVFRRKKDLMLHMNESYDCRTKKIFRCVECQQMFPTVGEFQLHLVSHFQDEQSSNKNDGETSDIVCELCGKDFTDAVERKKHLESHFEKNGSILCPTCGKCLCSKEMYMRHSLVHSYQSGKMQKMKKQKQFPCKICNKGFSTASTLRDHLYLHTGEKTFECSCCKKVFATKSSLRCHLKLQFKPYTAVNIKLEDEIDKKVMEKDCSVKKEKNQDINIESTFKSKDEINNQVKIERANIS
- the LOC130451008 gene encoding WD repeat-containing protein 89, translating into MRNYELKKHDNATEYSVLNKCECLCEVNVASDYVFNIDVTKENNPHIAVAAANKSSVLYNLDNNQISKIWEYNYNNKVIGCKFNNRDRNLVYVATSDGLIKVLDLRTPKNFIFQFSDTTVENGDNKLFNCFDLSSNDRLLAAGTDVWEGDAYILFWDTRNTKLLGAYWESHDDDITQVKFHPDDMNKLISGSTDGLINVYDLSKACEDDALIDTLNTELSVHELLWFNNRNKDCISCISHTSDLQLWDLDNGAPYVSFSGEQLSKNIGINDNEDESDAFYLAKCNETSNGLLIVAGKGECHRLSKIQNNSVVPFVELHNNKQRIMDSTFNENSNILITGGEKGLINIWRITDQV